One Candidatus Korarchaeum sp. DNA segment encodes these proteins:
- a CDS encoding DUF998 domain-containing protein — translation MKRGATLLGALAIIVPLSSIFLSIYLSPWFRWEENALSDLGHASRSGVAPIFNLGLVTGGLLFMIFSIMYMHGKYPLTSKLMIIASYFLILIGTFDEIYGFLHFLVSLIFFIMLAFAALAFSYESKKSYPILVTLIIGISWALNMSGIWKCGAAVPEMISVLASLVWFTDALRNLRRSSWG, via the coding sequence ATGAAGCGGGGAGCTACGCTCCTGGGCGCTTTAGCGATAATAGTCCCACTATCCTCAATATTCCTCTCCATATACCTCTCACCATGGTTCAGATGGGAGGAGAATGCTTTGAGCGATCTAGGGCATGCTTCTAGGAGCGGGGTGGCCCCTATCTTCAACCTAGGCCTCGTTACCGGGGGCCTCCTCTTCATGATCTTCTCCATAATGTACATGCACGGGAAGTACCCTCTCACATCTAAGCTCATGATAATAGCGTCCTACTTCCTGATACTGATAGGGACTTTCGATGAGATCTACGGCTTCCTCCATTTCTTAGTGAGCTTGATCTTCTTCATAATGCTCGCATTCGCAGCCTTAGCTTTCAGTTATGAATCCAAGAAGAGCTATCCTATCTTAGTGACCCTGATAATAGGGATCTCCTGGGCCCTGAATATGTCAGGGATCTGGAAGTGCGGCGCTGCCGTACCGGAGATGATATCCGTGCTCGCCTCCCTAGTATGGTTCACCGATGCCCTGAGGAATCTGAGGAGATCTAGCTGGGGCTGA